In Palaemon carinicauda isolate YSFRI2023 chromosome 14, ASM3689809v2, whole genome shotgun sequence, the following proteins share a genomic window:
- the NP15.6 gene encoding NADH dehydrogenase [ubiquinone] 1 beta subcomplex subunit 11, mitochondrial, which yields MATLCRVGTVLLRHKNAIIRPSGSLLRVASISTSKKNKDTITVNDAIPVQSKTAAEEVVQDKNWVSWGFSMVSQTEDNTSMHLIFFFSVTLCIVLGGFVFAYLPDIKHRNWAQREGYLELRRREAEGLPLIDANLISVDKIELPSDEEIGDTEIII from the exons ATGGCTACTCTGTGTCGAGTTGGGACGGTGCTCCTTAGACATAAAAATGCAATTATAAGACCTTCTGGCAGTCTTTTAAGAGTAGCTAGCATTTCGACGTCTAAAAAGAACAAAGATACGATAACCGTCAATGATGCCATCCCGGTCCAGAGTAAGACTGCAGCGGAAGAAGTGGTGCAAGATAAG aactgggTGAGCTGGGGCTTCAGTATGGTGTCTCAGACAGAAGACAACACGAGCATGCatcttatattctttttttctgtcaCATTATGTATTGTATTGGGTGGCTTTGTGTTTGCCTACTTACCTGATATCAA ACACAGGAATTGGGCCCAGCGTGAGGGGTACTTGGAACTGAGACGCAGGGAAGCAGAAGGTTTACCTTTGATTGATGCCAACTTGATTAGTGTAGATAAAATTGAACTTCCAAGTGATGAAGAGATTGGCGATACTGAAATTATCATTTAG
- the LOC137653104 gene encoding U-scoloptoxin(01)-Er1a-like isoform X1, with amino-acid sequence MLLKALLLVLSTTSALPRLVKRDSTPLFYELPSNASLVLGQIRNGFDCANRAYGYYADQSNNCAIFHVCYPYVDAEGNSFTRMFSFLCGQGSIFDQSTLTCNFPEQALPCEAANTYYNINDYFGRENVQFRDGSVNGIF; translated from the exons ATGCTGCTCAAAGCTCTACTCCTCG TCTTGAGCACGACCTCCGCTCTTCCACGACTCGTCAAGAGAGATTCGACGCCGCTCTTCTACGAACTTCCTTCCAATGCTTCCCTCGTCCTTGGCCAGATCAGAAATGGCTTCGA CTGTGCCAATCGAGCCTACGGTTACTACGCTGACCAGTCCAACAACTGCGCCATCTTCCACGTCTGCTATCCTTACGTCGACGCCGAAGGGAACTCTTTTACCAGGATGTTCTCTTTCCTCTGTGGCCAAGGGTCCATTTTTGACCAG TCAACGTTGACCTGCAATTTTCCAGAGCAGGCTCTTCCCTGCGAAGCTGCAAACACATACTACAACATCAACGACTACTTTGGAAGAGAAAACGTTCAATTCAGGGATGGATCCGTTAATGGAATCTTCTGA
- the LOC137653104 gene encoding U-scoloptoxin(01)-Cw1a-like isoform X2 — MPPFILSTTSALPRLVKRDSTPLFYELPSNASLVLGQIRNGFDCANRAYGYYADQSNNCAIFHVCYPYVDAEGNSFTRMFSFLCGQGSIFDQSTLTCNFPEQALPCEAANTYYNINDYFGRENVQFRDGSVNGIF; from the exons TCTTGAGCACGACCTCCGCTCTTCCACGACTCGTCAAGAGAGATTCGACGCCGCTCTTCTACGAACTTCCTTCCAATGCTTCCCTCGTCCTTGGCCAGATCAGAAATGGCTTCGA CTGTGCCAATCGAGCCTACGGTTACTACGCTGACCAGTCCAACAACTGCGCCATCTTCCACGTCTGCTATCCTTACGTCGACGCCGAAGGGAACTCTTTTACCAGGATGTTCTCTTTCCTCTGTGGCCAAGGGTCCATTTTTGACCAG TCAACGTTGACCTGCAATTTTCCAGAGCAGGCTCTTCCCTGCGAAGCTGCAAACACATACTACAACATCAACGACTACTTTGGAAGAGAAAACGTTCAATTCAGGGATGGATCCGTTAATGGAATCTTCTGA